One Kitasatospora sp. NBC_01266 genomic window carries:
- a CDS encoding FAD-binding protein has translation MTDWVVPPIGTEPLDAIVIGAGPAGLFSAWRLAVGGAKVALLEAGGTMRDSLCPRVSARMNGRTVRSAEKFRLQCNRCTCLTGLGGAAFHFDINLGYVQGLSRSKIERDGQGGFRTYSGLERALGDFDRAARSVEEVYASMYRLGLPPAQTERPAAGPLAGAGGFALVDDAVSQAITVDEALTVVDALTNEACANGLRLLLGCRAGRVSRESDGLWRVEVPAEFGGVLRARAVVVAVGKLGLGWVRSLLADAEVAHRAPLRVDLGVRLEAPRDTAAPLTASCHNPKLAYLNEQGESVRTFCVCEGGRLMQYAFMDAVVLDGQHCLTTPTERTNFGIITTVDVPAGLDGTEYALGFARRITALGGGRPVVQRVAELLGRDGGGSARTSLVHAAWVDLREALGPRRVADIAGMVERLEELAPGIGGPESVVAAPVVERVYPAIELSDGMESSAPGLFFVGDCSSKIIGVTYGAATGLAAAQTILHG, from the coding sequence ATGACTGACTGGGTGGTGCCGCCGATCGGGACCGAGCCGCTCGACGCGATCGTGATCGGGGCCGGCCCGGCGGGCCTGTTCTCCGCCTGGCGGCTGGCGGTCGGCGGGGCCAAGGTGGCGCTGCTGGAGGCCGGCGGGACGATGCGCGACAGCCTCTGCCCCCGGGTGAGCGCCCGGATGAACGGTCGCACCGTCCGCTCGGCGGAGAAGTTCCGGCTCCAGTGCAACCGCTGCACCTGCCTGACCGGGCTCGGCGGCGCCGCGTTCCACTTCGACATCAACCTCGGCTATGTGCAGGGGCTGTCCCGCTCCAAGATCGAGCGGGACGGGCAGGGCGGCTTCCGCACCTACAGCGGCCTGGAGCGCGCCCTGGGCGACTTCGACCGGGCGGCCCGCTCGGTCGAGGAGGTCTACGCCTCGATGTACCGCCTCGGGCTGCCCCCGGCGCAGACCGAGCGCCCGGCCGCCGGTCCGCTGGCCGGCGCCGGCGGCTTCGCGCTGGTCGACGACGCGGTGTCGCAGGCGATCACCGTGGACGAGGCCCTCACCGTGGTCGACGCGCTGACCAACGAGGCCTGCGCGAACGGCCTGCGGCTGCTGCTCGGCTGCCGGGCCGGGCGGGTCTCGCGGGAGAGCGACGGGCTGTGGCGGGTCGAGGTGCCGGCCGAGTTCGGCGGGGTGCTGCGCGCCCGCGCCGTGGTGGTCGCGGTCGGCAAGCTGGGCCTCGGCTGGGTCCGTTCGCTGCTCGCCGACGCCGAGGTCGCGCACCGCGCGCCGCTGCGGGTCGACCTGGGCGTGCGACTGGAGGCGCCCCGGGACACCGCGGCTCCGCTGACCGCCTCGTGCCACAACCCCAAGCTCGCCTACCTCAACGAACAGGGCGAGTCGGTCCGGACGTTCTGCGTCTGCGAGGGCGGCCGACTGATGCAGTACGCCTTCATGGACGCCGTGGTGCTGGACGGTCAGCACTGCCTCACCACGCCCACCGAGCGGACCAACTTCGGGATCATCACCACCGTCGACGTGCCGGCCGGCCTGGACGGAACGGAGTACGCGCTGGGCTTCGCCCGCCGGATCACCGCGCTCGGCGGCGGTCGGCCGGTGGTCCAGCGGGTGGCCGAACTGCTCGGGCGCGATGGCGGCGGCAGCGCGCGGACCAGCCTGGTGCACGCGGCCTGGGTGGACCTGCGCGAGGCGCTCGGCCCGCGCCGGGTGGCCGACATCGCCGGCATGGTGGAGCGCCTCGAAGAGCTGGCCCCGGGGATCGGCGGGCCGGAATCCGTGGTGGCGGCGCCGGTGGTGGAGCGCGTCTACCCCGCGATCGAGCTGTCCGACGGCATGGAGTCCAGCGCCCCGGGCCTGTTCTTCGTGGGCGACTGCTCCTCGAAGATCATCGGCGTCACCTACGGGGCCGCCACCGGGCTGGCCGCCGCCCAGACCATCCTGCACGGCTGA
- a CDS encoding phosphotransferase, with protein MTTIDRDTESGAGADQQELMASVTAALAAVHLELDGVPAQRLEFRSWVPRSARKSCQRLFVGSSVDGVPRYVAKIPLDPADRMVAGEWRILSALGAQREPVVPLPRPIRTCHDGFVMSYVPARDLPTAMAAAGPAGWARLLLDAVELAARLHLSGPGCPGVTPRSVVAAFLPDLPEPDGVLAGALERALVGPVHGDFGPWNLQVDQDGRLAAIDWEDYQDAGLPALDVLNVIITAALAAFPEYPEHGFDWLFDQVFHRENAFRAAATSALRRYARLTGQRVDDIVQLLPLFCRWMIHRIEKQHRPTGHLFYGPFAARFQQERTVWHGGDDD; from the coding sequence ATGACCACGATCGACCGCGACACCGAGAGCGGAGCGGGGGCCGACCAGCAGGAGCTGATGGCCTCGGTGACCGCCGCGCTGGCCGCCGTCCACCTGGAGCTGGACGGCGTGCCCGCGCAGCGGCTGGAGTTCCGCTCCTGGGTGCCGCGCAGCGCCCGCAAGTCCTGCCAGCGGCTCTTCGTCGGCTCCTCGGTGGACGGCGTGCCCCGGTACGTCGCCAAGATCCCGCTCGATCCGGCCGACCGGATGGTGGCCGGCGAGTGGCGGATCCTCAGCGCCCTCGGCGCGCAGCGCGAGCCGGTCGTCCCGCTCCCGCGACCGATCCGGACCTGCCACGACGGCTTCGTCATGAGCTACGTCCCGGCCCGGGACCTGCCCACCGCGATGGCCGCCGCCGGCCCGGCCGGCTGGGCCCGACTGCTGCTGGACGCCGTCGAGTTGGCGGCCCGGCTGCATCTGAGCGGCCCCGGCTGCCCGGGGGTGACCCCGCGGTCGGTGGTGGCGGCCTTCCTGCCGGACCTCCCGGAGCCGGACGGCGTCCTGGCGGGCGCGCTGGAGCGGGCCCTGGTCGGACCGGTGCACGGGGACTTCGGCCCGTGGAACCTCCAGGTGGACCAGGACGGCCGGCTGGCGGCCATCGACTGGGAGGACTACCAGGACGCCGGCCTGCCGGCGCTGGACGTGCTCAACGTGATCATCACCGCCGCCCTGGCCGCCTTCCCCGAGTACCCGGAGCACGGCTTCGACTGGCTCTTCGACCAGGTCTTCCACCGGGAGAACGCGTTCCGGGCGGCGGCCACCTCGGCGCTGCGCCGCTACGCGCGGCTCACCGGGCAGCGGGTGGACGACATCGTCCAACTGCTCCCGCTCTTCTGCCGGTGGATGATCCACCGCATCGAGAAGCAGCACCGGCCGACCGGCCATCTTTTCTACGGCCCCTTCGCGGCCCGTTTCCAGCAGGAGCGCACGGTGTGGCACGGAGGCGACGATGACTGA